In Camelus dromedarius isolate mCamDro1 chromosome 4, mCamDro1.pat, whole genome shotgun sequence, the following are encoded in one genomic region:
- the IHH gene encoding indian hedgehog protein — MSPARLQPRLRFCLLLLLLLVPAARGCGPGRVVGSRRRPPRKLVPLAYKQFSPNVPEKTLGASGRYEGKIARSSERFKELTPNYNPDIIFKDEENTGADRLMTQRCKDRLNSLAISVMNQWPGVKLRVTEGWDEDGHHSEESLHYEGRAVDITTSDRDRNKYGLLARLAVEAGFDWVYYESKAHVHCSVKSEHSAAAKTGGCFPAGAQVRLESGARVALSAVRPGDRVLAMGEDGNPTFSDVLIFLDREPDSLRAFQVIETQDPPRRLALTPAHLLFTANNHTQPAAHFQATFASQVQPGQYVLVAGVPGLQPARVAAVSTHVALGAYAPLTRHGTLVVEDVVASCFAAVADHHLAQLAFWPLRLFHSLKWGSWTPGEGVHWYPQLLYRLGRLLLEEGSFHSLGMAGAGS; from the exons ATGTCTCCCGCCCGGCTCCAGCCCCGGCTGCGGTTCtgcctgctcctgctgctgctgctggtgccgGCGGCGCGGGGCTGCGGGCCGGGCCGGGTGGTGGGCAGCCGCCGGCGGCCGCCGCGCAAGCTCGTGCCGCTTGCGTATAAGCAGTTCAGCCCCAACGTGCCCGAGAAGACCCTGGGCGCCAGCGGGCGCTATGAAGGCAAGATCGCGCGCAGCTCGGAGCGCTTCAAGGAGCTGACCCCCAACTACAATCCCGACATCATCTTCAAGGACGAGGAGAACACCGGCGCCGACCGCCTCATGACCCAG CGCTGCAAGGACCGTCTGAACTCGTTGGCCATCTCGGTAATGAACCAGTGGCCCGGGGTGAAGCTGCGGGTGACCGAAGGCTGGGACGAGGACGGTCACCATTCGGAAGAGTCTCTGCATTATGAAGGCCGCGCGGTGGACATCACCACGTCTGACAGGGACCGCAATAAGTATGGATTGTTGGCGCGCTTGGCAGTGGAGGCCGGCTTCGACTGGGTGTATTACGAGTCCAAGGCACACGTGCATTGCTCCGTCAAGTCCG AGCACTCAGCTGCGGCTAAGACAGGTGGCTGCTTCCCTGCTGGAGCCCAGGTGCGCCTGGAGAGTGGGGCACGTGTGGCCTTGTCAGCCGTGAGGCCAGGAGACCGAGTGCTGGCCATGGGGGAGGATGGGAACCCCACCTTCAGTGATGTGCTCATTTTCCTCGATCGAGAGCCAGACAGTCTGAGGGCCTTCCAGGTCATTGAGACTCAGGACCCCCCACGCCGCTTGGCCCTCACACCTGCCCACCTGCTCTTCACGGCCAACAATCACACACAACCAGCAGCCCACTTCCAGGCCACATTTGCTAGCCAGGTGCAGCCTGGTCAGTATGTGCTGGTGGCTGGGGTGCCCGGCCTGCAGCCTGCCCGAGTGGCAGCTGTCTCCACACATGTGGCCCTTGGGGCCTACGCCCCATTAACGAGGCATGGGACACTGGTGGTGGAGGATGTGGTGGCCTCCTGCTTCGCGGCCGTGGCTGACCACCACCTGGCTCAGTTGGCCTTCTGGCCACTACGACTGTTTCACAGCTTGAAGTGGGGCAGCTGGACCCCAGGGGAGGGTGTGCACTGGTACCCCCAGCTGCTCTACCGCCTGGGACGTCTCTTGCTGGAAGAGGGCAGCTTCCACTCACTGGGCATGGCCGGGGCAGGGAGCTGA